A window of Cryptomeria japonica chromosome 3, Sugi_1.0, whole genome shotgun sequence contains these coding sequences:
- the LOC131067470 gene encoding uncharacterized protein LOC131067470, whose product MVAKSPPRDACHAFDKMCEQSLLLKQTVHKVDRAMARLREIQSTVRGHKARSWVTLSPLSARGYMRTSQVQKRVSLRTQESTKRSTGGSNGAHAKKSLEPFNSVETDSNIPPGEWRRWSLPAALVQQAVGEILEASNFAKGIVSIFSDSIFDKLIQDPKTPQSALNDVNLLEGKKKKEVPSVPRNNCRQLNHRQVTLGNTEHWSFNATQLTPPTKCQSVISCLQNDGFNNNCFFYGMEGLEPGSADKRPSKRKGHKVAHKFRMITPENKVKSLSSRDASSSLELHRKAEKQQLRARARAELSQTGTRVQTQMNFRTSNCADKYRKNVKAVASALVSCYTSPARSIGEQKTLLKVDQITPRRKPWISHPKPVKAIIFPNPTFIPSPSDFRNNLEKLSKKGFDTPKLKVFSSSGKENVPFPRKMGTSSTLNTPKIKEHSSLLKVPMKTPTRMIKQASTASRPARNAPPSIANQKNPSKVSKLLSPSKSKSPKHCSSLKKPTWFHRSCIALHSPSAPTTRNISLLSRHRIHSPVQPLPSLISKLPSRRKRNSSPMPNDAHVDLNKKFESCSVEEGAPTESKASIAGRVLPCSVEEGAPTESKASIAGRVLPLPPAWVKTLPMDFIKDNCRKPLDRKYVNLCVDEMPRKNHFVDRGRSISCPKQRPLKPLEKSTNFSGIGKRINIVSASDAEFSTRRNDQQSEGKENIIYSEAEEDDIILKRTNTVLRRSWSFGHENTAGGGFPFFKHVRGFMNMNKNVSNINR is encoded by the exons ATGGTTGCAAAGAGTCCGCCGAGAGATGCGTGCCATGCGTTTGACAAAATGTGTGAGCAATCTCTGCTCCTCAAACAAACTGTTCATAAG GTTGACAGAGCAATGGCACGCTTGCGAGAGATCCAATCGACAGTTAGAGGACATAAAGCTCGATCATGGGTGACCTTAAGCCCCCTTAGCGCCAGAGGATATATGAGAACAAGCCAGGTGCAAAAAAGAGTATCCTTAAG GACACAGGAATCAACAAAGAGATCTACTGGTGGAAGTAACGGAGCACACG CTAAGAAATCTCTCGAGCCCTTCAATTCGGTTGAAACGGACAGCAACATACCCCCTG GGGAATGGAGGAGATGGTCTTTGCCGGCGGCACTTGTCCAACAGGCTGTCGGGGAAATCCTGGAAGCCAGTAATTTTGCTAAGGGCATTGTCAGCATTTTTTCTgattctatttttgataagttaatACAGGATCCGAAAACACCACAAAGTGCCTTAAATGATGTCAATTTGCTGGAAGGGAAGAAGAAAAAAGAGGTCCCTTCAGTGCCTAGAAATAATTGCAGGCAACTCAATCATAGACAAGTCACGCTTGGCAATACTGAGCATTGGAGCTTTAATGCTACACAGTTGACTCCACCAACAAAATGTCAATCTGTGATCTCATGCTTGCAGAATGATGGCTTCAACAATAATTGTTTTTTTTATGGTATGGAAGGCTTAGAGCCAGGGAGTGCAGACAAGAGGCCTTCAAAGAGGAAAGGTCACAAGGTTGCCCACAAGTTTAGAATGATAACTCCTGAGAACAAGGTGAAAAGTTTGTCCTCTCGAGATGCTTCATCTTCTTTAGAACTGCATCGGAAAGCAGAGAAACAGCAGCTACGGGCAAGAGCAAGAGCTGAATTGTCGCAGACAGGTACAAGAGTTCAAACACAAATGAACTTTCGTACTTCTAACTGTGCTGATAAGTATAGGAAGAATGTAAAGGCTGTAGCATCAGCACTGGTTTCTTGTTACACATCTCCTGCAAGGTCAATTGGGGAACAAAAAACTCTACTTAAAGTTGATCAGATTACTCCCAGGCGGAAGCCCTGGATTTCACATCCTAAGCCCGTGAAGGCCATCATTTTTCCCAATCCTACTTTCATTCCCTCGCCTTCAGATTTCCGAAATAATTTGGAAAAGCTTTCAAAGAAGGGATTTGACACTCCAAAACTGAAAGTGTTTTCTAGTAGTGGAAAAGAAAATGTACCATTTCCTCGAAAAATGGGTACTTCATCCACTTTAAATACTCCAAAAATAAAAGAACATTCTTCTCTGCTGAAAGTACCCATGAAGACACCTACTAGGATGATTAAGCAAGCTTCTACAGCATCTCGTCCTGCTAGAAATGCTCCTCCCTCCATTGCAAATCAGAAAAATCCCTCCAAAGTCTCCAAGTTGTTATCTCCCTCAAAAAGCAAGAGTCCCAAGCACTGCTCATCCTTAAAGAAACCAACTTGGTTCCATAGAAGCTGTATTGCATTACATTCACCTTCGGCTCCTACCACTCGCAACATAAGTCTACTTTCAAGACACAGGATTCATTCGCCAGTGCAGCCTTTACCTTCTCTCATATCTAAATTACCTTCTAGGAGGAAGAGGAACTCTAGTCCCATGCCTAATGATGCTCATGTTGATctgaataaaaaatttgaatcatgtTCTGTGGAAGAGGGTGCTCCCACTGAATCCAAGGCATCAATTGCAGGAAGGGTTCTTCCATGTTCTGTGGAAGAGGGTGCTCCCACTGAATCCAAGGCATCAATTGCAGGAAGGGTTCTTCCCCTGCCTCCTGCTTGGGTGAAAACATTGCCAATGGATTTTATCAAAGATAATTGCAGAAAACCCTTGGATCGAAAATATGTGAATCTTTGTGTGGATGAAATGCCAcgtaaaaatcattttgttgatcgTGGTCGCTCAATTAGCTGCCCCAAACAGCGACCTCTTAAACCCCTTGAAAAAAGTACTAATTTCAGTGGCATAGGTAAAAGAATTAACATCGTTAGTGCATCAGACGCAGAATTTTCCACAAGAAGAAATGATCAGCAATCAGAAGGAAAAGAGAACATAATTTACAGCGAAGCAGAGGAGGATGATATAATTCTGAAAAGGACAAATACAGTTCTCAGAAGAAGCTGGTCCTTTGGACATGAAAATACTGCAG GTGGTGGTTTCCCTTTTTTTAAACATGTCCGGGGATTTATGAATATGAACAAAAATGTGAGCAACATTAATCGATAA